The proteins below come from a single Mytilus edulis chromosome 5, xbMytEdul2.2, whole genome shotgun sequence genomic window:
- the LOC139525012 gene encoding uncharacterized protein gives MYKYAVTADIEKAFLHIELDVDDRDVTRFYWLENPMDTESRLITYRFKVVLFGATCSPFMLSATLMKHFRDNPSTTSTELQRNLYVDNVLTSFTDKQSLLKFYTESRKLLSEAGFNLRSWNSNSTELQNVAGLDKIGDNDDIVKILGMRWDRESDDLKFQQIEFMEKDRMITKREVLRTSSRIFDPLGLITPITVKAKLFMQTLWKAKLDWDECLSDELRSKWQVIALDIEEATKIVFPRMLTEGVINEKTSLHIFTDASQLAYGACAYLVTANSSILVMAKNRVVPVKPISLPRLELMGALIGARLATHLLKVIPTEHVYMWSDSQIVLSWIKSSKILKPFVENRLKEIRKLTENAEWNYCPTDDNPADYLTRGIYAKQLYNNSLWMNGPQWILNRKNWPTWTRKIEDCSTMVTVSDENTDDESTNASKPGTSRDLS, from the coding sequence ATGTACAAATATGCAGTTACAGCAGATATTGAAAAAGCATTTTTGCATATTGAATTAGATGTTGATGACAGAGATGTCACAAGATTTTATTGGTTAGAAAATCCCATGGACACAGAAAGCCGTTTGATTACTTACCGGTTTAAGGTTGTACTTTTCGGCGCCACCTGCTCGCCATTCATGTTAAGCGCCACGCTAATGAAACATTTTAGAGACAATCCGTCAACTACATCAACAGAGTTACAGAGAAATTTATACGTGGATAACGTTCTGACCAGTTTTACAGATAAACAATCACTTTTGAAATTCTACACTGAGTCAAGAAAATTATTGTCAGAAGCAGGATTCAACTTACGGTCTTGGAATTCTAATAGTACGGAATTACAGAACGTCGCAGGACTAGACAAGATCGGCGACAATGACGACATAGTCAAAATTTTAGGCATGAGATGGGATAGGGAATCCGATGATTTGAAATTTCAACAGATTGAATTTATGGAAAAGGACAGAATGATAACAAAACGCGAGGTTTTGCGCACATCGTCTAGAATTTTCGACCCCCTTGGATTAATCACGCCAATTACGGTGAAAGCTAAGCTGTTTATGCAGACTTTATGGAAAGCAAAGTTAGATTGGGATGAATGTTTGTCCGACGAACTGAGAAGTAAATGGCAGGTAATAGCTTTAGATATCGAGGAGGCTACCAAAATAGTATTTCCACGAATGTTAACGGAAGGAGTAATTAACGAGAAAACGTCACTACATATTTTCACAGACGCCAGTCAGTTAGCATACGGGGCTTGTGCTTACTTAGTTACAGCAAATTCATCGATCCTCGTCATGGCTAAAAACAGAGTAGTACCCGTTAAACCGATTTCATTACCACGTTTAGAACTTATGGGCGCGCTTATCGGCGCCAGATTAGCAACGCATCTTCTTAAAGTCATACCAACAGAACATGTGTATATGTGGAGCGATAGCCAAATTGTTTTGAGTTGGATTAAATCGTCAAAAATCTTAAAACCGTTCGTAGAAAATCGGCTTAAAGAAATACGAAAATTAACAGAGAATGCTGAATGGAATTATTGTCCAACAGATGACAATCCAGCTGATTACTTAACTCGCGGAATTTACGCTAAACAACTTTATAACAACAGCTTATGGATGAACGGTCCACAATGGATTTTAAATCGTAAAAATTGGCCGACATGGACGAGGAAAATTGAAGATTGCAGCACGATGGTAACTGTTAGTGATGAAAATACAGATGATGAAAGTACAAATGCTTCAAAACCTGGAACATCTCGGGATCTTTCTTAA